A window of Gemmatimonadaceae bacterium contains these coding sequences:
- the rph gene encoding ribonuclease PH, with product MGRANDALREISLEKGAVPYAEGSCLIAFGNTRVLCSASVETGVPGWKKGSGEGWVTAEYAMLPRATRTRVSRERSQIGGRTQEIQRLIGRSVRAMLDDFRFGEFTVKVDCDVLQADGGTRTASITGACVAVEEAFAWMVQSGRIPASPVRRRVAAISVGIVDGEPRLDLDYDEDVRAGVDMNVVMSSEGRFVEVQGTGEHGTFAREELDALLGLAVSGIRELDAWQRRALGV from the coding sequence GTGGGGCGCGCGAATGACGCCTTGCGGGAGATTTCGCTCGAGAAGGGGGCCGTCCCCTACGCCGAGGGCTCCTGTCTGATCGCGTTCGGCAACACGCGCGTGCTCTGCTCGGCGAGCGTCGAGACTGGCGTGCCGGGCTGGAAGAAGGGCAGTGGGGAAGGGTGGGTCACCGCCGAGTATGCGATGCTGCCGCGCGCCACGCGCACGCGCGTGTCGCGCGAACGCTCGCAGATTGGTGGGCGCACGCAGGAGATCCAGCGGCTGATCGGCCGCAGCGTACGCGCGATGCTCGATGATTTCCGCTTCGGCGAGTTCACGGTGAAGGTTGACTGCGACGTGTTGCAGGCCGACGGCGGGACGCGCACCGCCTCGATCACCGGCGCGTGTGTGGCCGTGGAGGAGGCGTTCGCGTGGATGGTGCAGAGCGGTCGTATTCCGGCATCGCCCGTGCGCCGTCGCGTGGCGGCGATCAGCGTCGGGATCGTCGACGGTGAACCGCGGCTCGATCTCGACTACGACGAGGACGTGCGCGCCGGCGTGGACATGAACGTCGTCATGAGCAGCGAAGGACGTTTCGTGGAGGTGCAGGGGACCGGTGAGCATGGCACCTTCGCGCGCGAGGAGCTTGAT